The proteins below come from a single Thermoanaerobaculia bacterium genomic window:
- a CDS encoding GlsB/YeaQ/YmgE family stress response membrane protein, with translation MHFSLLGFLVLLLVAAICGAIGRAIAGGTRGGCLVSVAVGFIGALIGTWLARELRFPDMFAISIDGHPFPIVWSIIGAALFVAVVHLISGRR, from the coding sequence ATGCACTTCTCGCTTCTCGGGTTCCTCGTGCTCCTTCTCGTCGCGGCGATCTGCGGCGCCATCGGGCGCGCGATCGCGGGGGGAACGCGCGGCGGCTGCCTCGTGTCGGTGGCCGTCGGATTCATCGGCGCGCTGATCGGCACGTGGCTGGCGCGGGAGCTCCGCTTTCCGGACATGTTCGCGATCTCGATCGACGGCCACCCGTTCCCGATCGTCTGGTCGATCATCGGCGCGGCCCTTTTTGTCGCCGTCGTGCACTTGATCTCCGGTCGGCGGTAA
- the purB gene encoding adenylosuccinate lyase: protein MSGSERSAWVDPLTERYASAEMSRIFSPAFKFGSWRRLWIWLAEEEKALGLPISDEAIAQMHRHAASIDFDAAAKIESDTRHDVMAHVKTYGLAAPAAAGIIHWGATSAYVSDNGDLIQMREALGLLEKRIASFLRHLRGFADRYKALPCLAYTHFQTAQPTTVGKRACLWAQDFLWDLQEIRRVRENLRFLGAKGATGTQASFLALFDGDGAKVDALDRAVTARAGFTKRQTVSGQTYSRKQDAFVLAALSGLAQSAHKCATDLRLLQHEGEIAEPFGKSQIGSSAMPYKRNPMRAERVCAIARHLIVLSLDPAFTAATQWLERTLDDSANKRLSIPPAFLCADAIALVLDEIFAGIEVREYVIRQHLEREVPFLAMENVLMEAVKRGRDRQAVHETLKLLAITALEARERTGEADLAGWVKSTADDTGLTIEQVHAAAAKDLTGRAADQVDAFLREELDPALAAVEAVAPEGLRV, encoded by the coding sequence TTGAGCGGATCGGAGAGGAGCGCCTGGGTCGACCCGCTGACGGAACGCTACGCGTCCGCGGAGATGTCGCGGATCTTCTCCCCCGCGTTCAAGTTCGGCTCCTGGCGCCGGCTCTGGATCTGGCTCGCCGAGGAGGAGAAGGCGCTCGGCCTTCCGATATCGGACGAAGCGATCGCGCAGATGCACCGGCACGCGGCGTCGATCGATTTCGACGCCGCCGCGAAGATCGAGAGCGATACGCGGCACGACGTGATGGCGCACGTGAAGACCTACGGCCTCGCCGCTCCCGCCGCCGCCGGGATCATCCACTGGGGCGCCACGTCCGCCTACGTTTCCGACAACGGGGACCTCATCCAGATGCGCGAGGCGCTCGGGCTCCTCGAGAAGCGCATCGCCTCGTTCCTGCGACACCTCCGTGGCTTCGCCGACCGGTACAAGGCTCTCCCCTGCCTCGCGTACACGCATTTCCAGACGGCGCAGCCGACGACGGTCGGCAAGCGCGCCTGCCTCTGGGCGCAGGACTTCCTCTGGGACCTGCAGGAGATCCGGCGCGTGCGCGAAAACCTGCGGTTCCTCGGGGCGAAGGGCGCGACGGGGACCCAGGCCTCCTTCCTCGCCCTCTTCGACGGAGACGGGGCGAAGGTCGACGCACTCGATCGCGCGGTCACCGCGCGCGCCGGGTTCACGAAGCGCCAGACGGTCTCCGGGCAGACCTATTCCCGCAAGCAGGACGCGTTCGTCCTCGCGGCGCTCTCGGGGCTCGCGCAATCGGCGCACAAGTGCGCGACCGACCTGCGGCTCCTCCAGCACGAGGGGGAGATCGCCGAGCCGTTCGGAAAGTCGCAGATCGGTTCCTCGGCAATGCCGTACAAGAGGAATCCGATGCGCGCCGAGCGCGTCTGCGCCATCGCGCGGCACCTCATCGTCCTCTCGCTCGACCCGGCCTTCACGGCCGCCACACAGTGGCTCGAGCGCACCCTCGACGACTCGGCGAACAAGCGGCTCTCGATCCCTCCCGCCTTCCTGTGCGCGGACGCGATCGCGCTCGTCCTCGACGAGATCTTCGCCGGGATCGAGGTGCGGGAATATGTCATCCGCCAGCATCTCGAACGGGAAGTACCGTTCCTCGCGATGGAGAACGTGCTGATGGAGGCCGTGAAGCGGGGACGTGACCGGCAGGCCGTGCACGAGACACTGAAGCTCCTCGCCATCACCGCGCTGGAAGCTCGCGAACGGACCGGAGAGGCCGATCTGGCCGGCTGGGTGAAGAGCACCGCCGACGACACCGGCCTGACGATCGAGCAGGTCCACGCGGCGGCGGCGAAAGATCTCACGGGACGGGCCGCCGACCAGGTCGACGCGTTCCTCCGCGAAGAGCTCGATCCCGCCCTCGCGGCCGTCGAGGCCGTGGCCCCGGAGGGGCTGCGCGTCTGA
- a CDS encoding septal ring lytic transglycosylase RlpA family protein — protein sequence MRRTFPRRLAPLVAVLVLAAACARKKPATAPRARPAPRPAAAGQTEEGLASWYGGKDGFEGKPTASGEIFDGRKMTAAHRTLPLGTWIDVANLENGKTARVRINDRGPFVKGRIVDLSRVAAEELGVVGPGTARVRLTVVAPGPPAPVVSATGWWNVQIGSFASAWRAETLAGKVRASGHRVFTEPFDGLTRVKVGPLPSKADAQAELSRLENEGYEGIVIPAPAP from the coding sequence TTGCGACGAACGTTTCCTCGTCGTCTCGCTCCTCTCGTCGCCGTGCTCGTCCTCGCTGCCGCCTGTGCGCGCAAGAAGCCCGCGACGGCGCCGCGCGCGCGCCCCGCGCCGCGCCCCGCCGCCGCGGGACAGACCGAGGAAGGCCTCGCGTCGTGGTACGGCGGCAAGGACGGGTTCGAAGGGAAACCGACGGCCTCCGGCGAGATCTTCGACGGCCGGAAGATGACGGCCGCGCACCGCACGCTCCCTCTCGGAACGTGGATCGACGTGGCGAACCTCGAGAACGGAAAGACGGCACGGGTCCGGATCAACGACCGGGGGCCGTTCGTGAAGGGAAGGATCGTCGACCTCTCCCGCGTCGCCGCTGAGGAGCTCGGCGTCGTCGGGCCGGGCACCGCGCGCGTTCGCCTGACCGTCGTCGCGCCCGGCCCGCCGGCCCCCGTCGTTTCGGCCACCGGCTGGTGGAACGTCCAGATCGGCTCGTTCGCTTCCGCCTGGAGGGCGGAAACGCTCGCCGGTAAGGTCCGCGCGTCGGGACACCGCGTCTTCACCGAACCGTTCGACGGCCTGACGCGCGTGAAGGTCGGCCCGCTGCCGTCGAAGGCGGACGCGCAAGCCGAGCTCTCGCGGCTCGAGAACGAGGGCTACGAGGGAATCGTGATTCCCGCGCCCGCCCCGTAG
- a CDS encoding glycoside hydrolase family 2 TIM barrel-domain containing protein produces the protein MDRGRWISLNGQWDFALDAEDRFRTPGRVPWERRITVPFSPEAPASGIGDTGLYQAVWYRRSVAPPPLAEGERLLLHFGAVDHVASVFWNGIMVGAHVGGYTPFTIELTHLLEGEEEHELVVRAEDDPADLAKPRGKQDWKLEPHGIWYPRTTGIWQTVWLEVVPRRYFAYLRWTPNVERWEIGIETAIAGGPSDDLTVAYRLQARGSLLAEDTCRVVAGEVHRRIVLSDPGIDDYRNELLWSPARPTLIEAEIELRGRDGSVVDRLESYTAIRAIGTQGDRFMLNGRPFPLRMVLDQGYWPETGLTAPDDEALRRDVLLVKHMGFNGVRKHQKVEDPRYLYWADRLGLIVWEEMPSAYRFTRESVERLTREWIDVVKRDVSHPCIVAWVPFNESWGVPNLPENPAERDYVQALYHLTKTIDPTRPVIGNDGWESVATDILGVHDYDTDPERLARRYQTEEVLPSLLRRERPGGRLLVLKEHARQPLMLSEFGGITLDHGAVHHWGYRRVPSAEAFEQLYRRLLAAVRGLDVLAGFCYTQFADTYQETNGLLYADRTPKFSLDAIAEASGIVPEMKDTGASTPDPTRLKARMALPAQAPEGPQQTAETPSASLPPAGSSV, from the coding sequence ATGGACCGCGGCCGCTGGATTTCCCTGAACGGCCAGTGGGATTTCGCGCTCGACGCGGAGGACCGCTTTCGGACGCCGGGGCGCGTCCCGTGGGAACGGAGAATCACCGTCCCTTTCTCCCCCGAGGCGCCGGCGAGCGGGATCGGCGACACGGGGCTGTACCAGGCGGTCTGGTACCGGCGCTCCGTTGCCCCGCCGCCGCTCGCGGAAGGAGAACGGCTGCTCCTCCATTTCGGGGCCGTCGACCACGTCGCGTCCGTTTTCTGGAACGGCATCATGGTCGGCGCGCACGTCGGCGGCTACACGCCGTTCACGATCGAGCTCACGCACCTGCTCGAGGGCGAGGAGGAGCACGAGCTCGTCGTCCGCGCCGAGGACGACCCCGCCGACCTCGCCAAGCCGCGAGGCAAGCAGGACTGGAAGCTCGAGCCGCACGGCATCTGGTACCCGAGAACGACCGGGATCTGGCAGACCGTCTGGCTCGAGGTCGTTCCCCGGCGCTACTTCGCGTACCTGCGGTGGACGCCGAACGTCGAGCGATGGGAGATCGGGATCGAAACGGCGATCGCGGGCGGCCCGAGCGACGACCTGACGGTCGCCTACCGGCTGCAGGCGCGCGGCAGCCTCCTCGCGGAGGACACCTGCCGCGTCGTCGCGGGAGAGGTCCACCGGCGCATCGTCCTTTCCGATCCCGGCATCGACGACTACCGCAACGAGCTGCTATGGAGCCCGGCCCGCCCGACGCTGATCGAGGCGGAAATCGAGCTCCGCGGCCGGGACGGGAGCGTCGTCGACCGCCTGGAGAGCTACACGGCGATTCGCGCGATCGGCACGCAGGGGGACCGGTTCATGTTGAACGGCCGGCCCTTCCCGCTCCGCATGGTCCTCGACCAGGGCTACTGGCCCGAGACCGGCCTGACGGCGCCCGACGACGAGGCGCTGCGGCGCGACGTCCTCCTCGTCAAGCACATGGGGTTCAACGGCGTTCGCAAGCACCAGAAGGTCGAGGACCCGAGGTACCTCTACTGGGCCGACCGCCTCGGGCTGATCGTCTGGGAGGAGATGCCGAGCGCTTATCGCTTCACGCGCGAGTCGGTCGAGCGGCTGACGCGGGAATGGATCGACGTCGTCAAGCGCGACGTCAGCCATCCCTGCATCGTCGCGTGGGTGCCCTTCAACGAGTCGTGGGGAGTGCCGAACCTTCCCGAGAACCCGGCCGAGCGCGACTACGTCCAGGCGCTCTATCACCTCACGAAGACGATCGACCCGACGCGCCCCGTGATCGGCAACGACGGGTGGGAGAGTGTGGCGACCGACATCCTCGGCGTCCACGACTACGACACGGACCCCGAGCGGCTCGCGCGCCGTTATCAGACCGAAGAGGTGCTCCCGAGCCTGCTGCGCCGCGAGCGTCCCGGAGGCCGGCTCCTGGTGCTCAAGGAGCACGCGCGGCAGCCGCTGATGCTCTCCGAGTTCGGCGGCATCACGCTCGACCACGGGGCCGTCCACCACTGGGGCTACCGCCGCGTACCTTCCGCCGAAGCCTTCGAGCAGCTCTACCGGCGGCTCCTCGCGGCCGTGCGCGGTCTCGACGTCCTCGCCGGGTTCTGCTACACGCAGTTCGCCGACACGTACCAGGAGACCAACGGGCTCCTCTACGCCGACCGGACGCCGAAATTTTCGCTCGACGCGATCGCGGAGGCGTCGGGGATCGTCCCGGAGATGAAGGACACCGGCGCTTCGACGCCCGATCCCACGCGCCTCAAGGCGCGGATGGCTCTCCCCGCTCAGGCACCGGAGGGGCCGCAACAAACTGCCGAGACGCCTTCGGCGAGCCTTCCGCCCGCGGGCTCGTCGGTGTAG
- the galT gene encoding galactose-1-phosphate uridylyltransferase: MHKRALRKPDGRELLLYSRRPIPEGIVATSPEPEPLRPNPHLRWHPLRGEWVAYAQYRQNRTFMPKDWNPLAPSSDPEHPTELPAGDYDIAVFENLFPTLSESSHAPPALSVPTRPARGVCEVVVFSRDPISTLGRLPLDQIELLIEVWGDRWRELGARPDVEYVFPFENRGAEVGVTLPHPHGQIYAYPFVPPVPARELSLQAAFLAENGRGLIETILEDEIASGGRHVVYEGPAAVALVPVFARYSYEVWIAPRRAAPSLADLSAAERADFARALKTILLKYDGLWNRPFPYIASFHQAPTDGRPHPEAHVHVEFYPAYRRSDRLKYLAGSEMGAGVFTADTLPEEKAEELRRVAVDAG; this comes from the coding sequence ATGCACAAGCGGGCGCTCCGGAAGCCCGACGGGCGCGAGCTCCTGCTCTACTCGCGCCGGCCGATCCCGGAGGGGATCGTCGCGACGAGCCCGGAACCGGAGCCGCTGCGGCCGAACCCGCACCTGCGCTGGCACCCCCTGCGGGGCGAGTGGGTCGCGTACGCGCAATACCGCCAGAATCGCACGTTCATGCCGAAGGACTGGAACCCGCTCGCGCCGTCGTCGGACCCGGAGCATCCGACGGAGCTCCCGGCCGGCGACTACGACATCGCCGTCTTCGAGAACCTCTTCCCGACGCTCTCGGAGAGCTCGCACGCCCCCCCGGCTCTTTCGGTCCCGACGCGGCCGGCGCGCGGCGTGTGCGAGGTCGTCGTCTTCAGCCGCGACCCGATTTCGACGCTCGGCCGGCTGCCCCTCGACCAGATCGAGCTCCTGATCGAGGTCTGGGGCGACCGGTGGCGCGAGCTCGGCGCGCGTCCCGACGTCGAGTACGTCTTCCCGTTCGAGAACCGCGGCGCGGAGGTGGGCGTGACGCTCCCTCATCCGCACGGGCAGATCTACGCGTATCCCTTCGTCCCGCCGGTCCCGGCGCGGGAGCTTTCGCTGCAGGCCGCGTTCCTCGCCGAGAACGGCCGCGGGCTGATCGAGACGATCCTCGAGGACGAGATCGCGAGCGGCGGCCGTCACGTCGTCTACGAAGGGCCCGCGGCGGTCGCGCTCGTGCCGGTCTTCGCCCGTTACTCCTACGAGGTCTGGATCGCGCCGCGCCGCGCCGCGCCTTCGCTGGCGGATCTCTCCGCGGCCGAGCGCGCCGACTTCGCGCGCGCTTTGAAGACGATCCTCCTCAAGTACGACGGCCTCTGGAACCGGCCGTTCCCGTACATCGCCTCATTCCACCAGGCCCCGACCGACGGACGCCCGCACCCCGAGGCGCACGTCCACGTCGAGTTCTATCCCGCCTACCGCCGGAGCGACCGACTGAAGTACCTCGCGGGGAGCGAGATGGGAGCCGGGGTCTTCACCGCCGACACGCTCCCGGAAGAGAAAGCGGAGGAGCTCCGCCGCGTCGCGGTCGATGCCGGCTGA
- the galK gene encoding galactokinase, whose translation MPADRSFSDLFGRAARFRARAPGRVNLMGDHTDYNAGFVFPAAIPQRTEVELGRSESRTARAWSRDVGAQIEEYEVGAERRGRGWLDYVQAVTFALTRSGHGIGGFDVRIASSIPPGSGLSSSAALSVSLLRALRDAFVLPLDDREIARLARRAENEFIGAPVGIMDPMAVTFATTDRAMFLDTRTLEFELVNVPRAAELAVLHSGVAHRNETGGYKTRRAECELAAARLGVATLRDLSPDDLPRIDLLEPPLNRRARHVVTENERVLETVAAFRDERIEDAGRAFFESHRSLAEDFEVSTPEIDAMVDLARAAPGVLGARITGGGFGGAVVMLAARGEAVRASRSIAAKYDALTGKRATVLVP comes from the coding sequence ATGCCGGCTGACCGTTCCTTCTCCGATCTCTTCGGCCGCGCCGCGCGGTTCCGCGCCCGGGCGCCGGGACGCGTCAACCTGATGGGGGACCACACCGACTACAACGCCGGCTTCGTCTTCCCCGCGGCGATCCCGCAGCGCACGGAGGTCGAGCTCGGCCGATCGGAGTCCCGGACCGCCCGCGCGTGGAGCCGCGACGTCGGGGCGCAGATCGAGGAGTACGAGGTCGGCGCCGAGCGCCGCGGGCGCGGGTGGCTCGACTACGTTCAGGCCGTGACCTTCGCGCTCACGCGCTCCGGACACGGGATCGGCGGCTTCGACGTCCGGATCGCCTCGTCGATCCCGCCCGGGAGCGGACTCTCCTCGAGCGCGGCCCTCTCCGTTTCGCTCCTGCGCGCCCTCCGCGACGCGTTCGTTCTCCCTCTCGACGACCGCGAGATCGCCCGGCTCGCCCGGCGAGCGGAGAACGAGTTCATCGGCGCGCCGGTGGGGATCATGGACCCGATGGCGGTGACTTTCGCGACGACGGACCGGGCGATGTTCCTCGACACGCGCACGCTCGAGTTCGAGCTCGTCAACGTGCCCCGCGCGGCCGAGCTCGCCGTGCTCCATTCCGGCGTCGCGCACCGCAACGAGACCGGCGGCTACAAGACCCGCCGCGCCGAGTGCGAGCTCGCGGCCGCGCGGCTCGGCGTCGCGACGCTCCGCGACCTGTCGCCGGACGACCTTCCCCGGATCGACCTCCTCGAGCCGCCGCTCAACCGGCGGGCGCGGCACGTCGTGACCGAGAACGAGCGGGTGCTCGAGACGGTCGCGGCGTTCCGCGACGAACGCATCGAGGACGCGGGACGCGCCTTCTTCGAGTCGCACCGGTCGCTCGCCGAGGATTTCGAGGTCTCGACTCCCGAGATCGACGCGATGGTCGACCTCGCCCGGGCGGCGCCCGGCGTCCTCGGCGCGCGGATCACCGGCGGAGGGTTCGGCGGCGCCGTCGTCATGCTCGCGGCGCGAGGCGAGGCGGTTCGGGCCTCGCGCTCCATCGCGGCGAAGTACGACGCGCTGACGGGGAAGCGGGCGACGGTGCTGGTACCTTGA